In Candidatus Delongbacteria bacterium, a single window of DNA contains:
- the mreC gene encoding rod shape-determining protein MreC — protein sequence MAAGPLQVLSWLPRRVDLARENHELRQRATVLFVENSRLQELAREAERLAELLALEPRPGLSYLPTRILARGSSFGPQSVVLDRGTRDDLSGGEALVTPWGLVGLLVEPGPAESRALLLGHRDFRLRALLQRTREEGLLAGGADELILQDIPFSSPVAVGDTVLSAWAGSRFPGGLPVGVVSRVLESGGLFREVRVEPIRRLGSLEEVYIVRRGAGDSLRRDLLSTAPLRPDSSASTQIVTGSSTPPSQPGGR from the coding sequence TTGGCCGCGGGTCCCCTGCAGGTCCTCTCCTGGCTGCCCCGCCGGGTGGACCTGGCGCGGGAGAACCATGAGCTGCGCCAGCGGGCCACCGTGCTTTTCGTGGAGAACTCGCGCCTGCAGGAGCTGGCCCGCGAGGCCGAGCGGCTGGCCGAGCTGCTGGCGCTGGAGCCCCGGCCCGGCCTGTCCTACCTGCCCACCCGTATCTTGGCCCGCGGCAGTTCCTTCGGCCCCCAGAGCGTGGTGCTGGACCGCGGCACGCGCGACGATCTGAGCGGCGGTGAGGCTCTGGTCACCCCCTGGGGCCTGGTGGGCCTGCTGGTGGAACCCGGCCCCGCCGAGAGCCGCGCCCTGCTGCTGGGGCACCGCGACTTCCGCCTGCGCGCACTGCTGCAGCGCACGCGGGAGGAGGGCCTGCTGGCGGGCGGCGCCGACGAGCTGATCCTGCAGGACATCCCGTTCTCCAGCCCCGTGGCCGTGGGCGACACGGTGCTCAGCGCCTGGGCGGGCAGCCGCTTCCCGGGCGGCCTGCCCGTGGGCGTGGTCTCCCGGGTGCTGGAGTCGGGCGGCCTGTTCCGCGAGGTGCGCGTGGAGCCCATCCGCCGGCTGGGCAGCCTGGAGGAGGTCTACATCGTGCGGCGCGGCGCGGGCGACTCCCTGCGCCGCGATCTGCTGTCGACCGCCCCATTGCGGCCGGACTCCAGTGCCTCCACTCAGATCGTGACGGGCTCGTCCACGCCGCCCAGCCAGCCGGGAGGCCGCTGA
- the rodA gene encoding rod shape-determining protein RodA, whose amino-acid sequence MSWLDELRRKLDWSLLLAFLALMAIGLTVLHSASGTGETDYGLRQLLWFLMGLPILLFAALTPPSFWFAISWVAYGIGVALLLLVDLMGIVGMGAERWLGIGDFRFQPSEVGKLGLVLALARLLSDNRADLTQLKWVLGALALAGVPLLLVISQPDLGTALVYSFVTIPMLIRAGLPWSWVAILLSPLAAALCSLNLFVLLVFILLLATLLYLSEVGIWVMAATLSISAGIGFALPSLWGFLHEYQQKRILVFLDPESDPLGAGYQIIQSKVAIGSGGVWGKGYMEGGQTQLSFLPERHTDFIFSVVGEEWGFAGALIVLSLFALLLTRTLVIALKHRNGFCGLVMTGFAALLLFHVVVNVGMTIGIMPVTGLPLPFLTHGGSFLWTCMVIMGLLLSFSWHRRDSLT is encoded by the coding sequence ATGAGCTGGCTGGACGAGCTGCGCCGCAAGCTGGATTGGAGCCTGCTGTTGGCCTTCCTGGCCCTGATGGCCATCGGGCTGACCGTGCTGCACAGCGCCAGCGGGACCGGGGAAACGGACTACGGCCTGCGCCAGCTGCTCTGGTTCCTGATGGGCCTGCCCATCCTGCTGTTCGCGGCGCTGACCCCGCCCAGTTTCTGGTTCGCCATCAGCTGGGTGGCCTACGGGATCGGCGTGGCCCTGCTGCTCTTGGTGGACCTGATGGGCATCGTGGGCATGGGCGCTGAACGCTGGCTGGGCATCGGGGATTTCCGCTTCCAGCCCTCGGAGGTGGGCAAACTGGGCCTGGTGCTGGCCCTGGCACGCCTGCTCTCGGACAACCGTGCCGACCTGACCCAATTGAAATGGGTGCTGGGCGCCCTGGCCCTGGCCGGCGTGCCCCTGCTGCTGGTGATCAGCCAGCCCGACCTGGGTACGGCCCTGGTGTACTCCTTCGTCACCATCCCCATGCTGATCCGCGCCGGCCTGCCCTGGAGCTGGGTGGCCATCCTGCTCTCGCCGCTGGCGGCCGCGCTCTGCAGCCTGAACCTCTTCGTGCTGCTGGTCTTCATCCTGCTGCTGGCCACCCTGCTCTACTTGAGCGAGGTGGGGATCTGGGTGATGGCGGCCACGCTCTCCATCAGCGCCGGGATCGGCTTCGCCCTGCCCAGCCTCTGGGGCTTCCTGCACGAGTATCAGCAGAAGCGCATCCTGGTCTTCCTGGATCCGGAGTCCGATCCGCTGGGGGCGGGCTATCAGATCATCCAGTCCAAGGTGGCCATCGGCTCGGGCGGGGTCTGGGGCAAGGGCTACATGGAGGGCGGGCAGACCCAGCTGAGCTTCCTGCCCGAGCGGCACACGGACTTCATCTTCAGCGTGGTGGGGGAGGAGTGGGGCTTCGCCGGGGCACTGATCGTGCTCAGCTTGTTCGCCCTGCTGCTGACCCGCACGCTGGTGATCGCGCTCAAACATCGCAACGGTTTCTGCGGGCTGGTGATGACCGGCTTCGCGGCCCTGCTGCTCTTCCACGTGGTGGTGAACGTGGGGATGACCATCGGGATCATGCCCGTCACAGGCCTGCCGCTGCCCTTCCTGACCCACGGCGGCAGCTTCCTTTGGACCTGCATGGTGATCATGGGCCTGCTGCTCAGCTTCTCCTGGCATCGGCGGGACTCCCTCACGTAG
- a CDS encoding lamin tail domain-containing protein, translating to MKKALWGGLMLILAARSFAGVFISEYIEGTATNKAIEIYNGTAASINMMDDYRLGLASNGGATATIYQFNKNVAPGDVFVVANSASNAAILAVADTLSNGFANWNGDDFVGLYQMVAGTPVLVDVIGVLGTDPGTSWTVAGDVAGSLNHTMNRKPTVSQPNSNWALSAGTNAGDSEWIINPVDTFTDLGTHFVDTGMPILGGLAFLPEFPTSSEAVTVSVNATDNVSLTSVNLVYSVDGGAAQTVAMTLGVAPAYSAVIPAQADLAEVDFHVEATDNESNTTVSGTLSYTVMDSFPCADISTIRANDANGSPLLLGAVRSLCGVVTMSNQLGAAGPIYITGDTGSMALYGAGFVTGVTIGDEVQATGTVGFYNGLTEMVTPTFLNVVGHPGEPTPVSTTLLALAADGESFEAQFVEVSGLSLVVGSVWPNAGSNGTVNVTDGSVEFALFIDRDTDIDGSVAPAGEFTVRAIIGQFDAVTPYFESYQLIPRSLADFIFTGNQPPSIGGVAHAPHVPTSTEPVTVTATVVDDVTVTSVSLFYQVNGGGYLSVPMSVVSGDLYGASLPAQADLAVVDYYVTATDDQAETSTGATYSYTVYDVFPCANIADIRVLDANGVPLMVNQRVFVCGTVTATNQFDATRGPVYITGPTGSMAVYGTAALPAGLQLGDDYQAIGIVKNYNGLIELDPSEYSEITGHSGLVAPLAVTLAQLIATPEAYEARLVEVTGLTLDPGAVWPAPGANATLTVWQGTDSYALQIDKDTDLDEGMAPAGEFTLRALVGQFDTATPFDSGYQLLPRFQADILTALAAPAVTIAVSGATATLSWAPVAGATDYVVYTSTDGYSGWDAGVATAGATSHTATVTGRAFFKVVATN from the coding sequence ATGAAAAAAGCACTCTGGGGCGGCCTGATGCTGATCCTGGCCGCACGGTCCTTTGCCGGCGTCTTCATCAGCGAATACATCGAAGGCACGGCCACCAACAAGGCCATCGAGATCTACAACGGCACGGCCGCCAGCATCAACATGATGGACGACTACCGGCTGGGCCTGGCCTCCAACGGCGGCGCCACGGCCACCATCTACCAATTCAACAAGAACGTCGCCCCGGGCGACGTCTTTGTGGTCGCCAATTCCGCTTCCAACGCGGCCATCCTGGCCGTGGCCGACACCCTGAGCAACGGCTTCGCCAACTGGAACGGCGACGACTTCGTCGGCCTGTACCAGATGGTGGCCGGCACCCCCGTGCTGGTCGACGTCATCGGCGTGCTGGGCACCGATCCGGGCACCAGCTGGACCGTGGCGGGCGACGTCGCGGGTTCGCTGAACCACACCATGAACCGCAAGCCCACGGTTTCCCAGCCCAACAGCAACTGGGCCCTGTCCGCCGGCACCAACGCCGGCGACTCGGAGTGGATCATCAACCCGGTGGACACCTTCACGGACCTGGGCACGCATTTCGTGGACACGGGCATGCCCATCCTGGGCGGCCTGGCCTTCCTGCCCGAGTTCCCCACCAGCTCCGAGGCGGTGACGGTGAGCGTCAACGCCACGGACAACGTCTCCCTGACCAGCGTCAACCTGGTCTACTCGGTGGACGGCGGCGCGGCCCAGACCGTGGCCATGACCCTGGGCGTGGCGCCGGCGTACAGCGCCGTGATTCCGGCCCAGGCCGACCTGGCCGAGGTGGACTTCCACGTGGAGGCCACGGACAACGAGTCCAACACCACCGTCTCCGGCACCTTGTCCTACACGGTGATGGACAGCTTCCCCTGCGCCGACATCTCCACCATCCGGGCCAATGACGCCAACGGCTCGCCCCTGCTGCTGGGCGCCGTGCGCAGCCTGTGCGGCGTGGTGACCATGAGCAACCAGCTGGGCGCCGCCGGCCCGATCTACATCACGGGCGACACGGGCAGCATGGCCCTCTACGGCGCCGGCTTCGTGACGGGCGTGACCATCGGCGACGAGGTCCAGGCCACGGGCACGGTGGGCTTCTACAACGGCCTGACGGAGATGGTCACTCCCACCTTCCTGAACGTCGTCGGCCATCCGGGTGAGCCCACTCCGGTGAGCACGACCCTGCTGGCCTTGGCGGCGGACGGCGAGAGCTTCGAGGCCCAGTTCGTGGAAGTGTCGGGCCTGTCCCTGGTGGTGGGCTCGGTCTGGCCCAACGCGGGCAGCAACGGCACGGTGAACGTCACCGACGGCAGCGTGGAGTTCGCGTTGTTCATCGACCGTGACACGGACATCGACGGCAGCGTGGCCCCCGCGGGCGAGTTCACGGTGCGGGCGATCATCGGCCAGTTTGATGCCGTCACCCCCTACTTCGAGAGCTACCAGCTGATTCCGCGCAGCCTGGCGGACTTCATCTTCACGGGCAATCAGCCCCCGAGCATCGGCGGCGTGGCCCACGCTCCCCACGTGCCCACCTCCACCGAGCCCGTCACCGTCACCGCCACGGTGGTGGACGACGTGACTGTGACCAGCGTCAGCCTGTTCTACCAGGTCAACGGCGGCGGCTACCTGTCGGTGCCCATGAGCGTGGTGTCGGGCGACCTGTACGGCGCCAGCCTGCCCGCCCAGGCCGACCTGGCCGTGGTGGACTATTACGTGACCGCCACGGACGACCAGGCGGAGACCTCCACGGGCGCCACCTATTCCTACACCGTCTACGACGTGTTCCCCTGTGCGAATATCGCCGACATCCGCGTGTTGGACGCCAATGGCGTGCCGCTGATGGTCAACCAGCGCGTGTTCGTCTGCGGCACCGTGACGGCCACCAACCAGTTTGACGCCACCCGCGGCCCGGTCTACATCACGGGCCCCACGGGCAGCATGGCCGTTTACGGCACGGCGGCCCTGCCGGCCGGCCTGCAGCTGGGCGACGACTACCAGGCCATCGGCATCGTGAAGAACTACAACGGTCTGATCGAGCTGGATCCCAGCGAGTATTCCGAGATCACCGGCCATTCCGGCCTGGTGGCCCCCTTGGCCGTGACGCTGGCGCAGCTCATCGCCACCCCGGAAGCCTACGAGGCCCGGCTGGTGGAAGTAACGGGCCTGACCCTGGATCCCGGCGCGGTCTGGCCGGCTCCGGGCGCCAACGCCACCCTGACGGTGTGGCAGGGCACGGACAGCTATGCGCTGCAGATCGACAAGGACACGGATCTGGACGAGGGCATGGCCCCCGCGGGCGAGTTCACCCTGCGCGCGCTGGTGGGTCAGTTCGACACGGCCACGCCCTTTGATTCCGGTTATCAGCTGCTGCCGCGCTTCCAGGCGGACATCCTCACCGCCCTGGCCGCGCCGGCGGTGACCATCGCCGTCTCCGGCGCCACGGCGACCCTGAGCTGGGCCCCGGTGGCGGGTGCCACAGACTACGTCGTGTACACGTCCACGGACGGGTACAGCGGGTGGGATGCCGGCGTCGCCACGGCGGGCGCCACCAGCCATACGGCCACGGTGACGGGTCGCGCCTTCTTCAAGGTGGTGGCGACCAACTGA
- a CDS encoding S-adenosylmethionine decarboxylase, with product MTMVDAGFGPHLMLDLGDCDVSRLNDLPYIFNLLNTLPDEIGMTKITQPYVFPYEGLVPDDEGITGTVIIAESHISVHTFPRKKYCFVDLFSCKTFDVERARERLIEAFGSRRPEVHLVQRGSEFPRGMLVEPADVCADRLEPMR from the coding sequence ATGACCATGGTTGACGCCGGCTTCGGCCCTCACCTGATGCTCGATCTGGGAGATTGTGACGTCTCCCGTCTGAATGACCTCCCCTACATCTTCAACCTCCTCAACACCCTGCCCGACGAGATTGGGATGACCAAGATCACCCAACCGTATGTGTTTCCCTATGAAGGGCTTGTGCCCGACGACGAGGGAATCACGGGCACGGTCATCATCGCGGAAAGCCACATTTCGGTCCACACCTTCCCCCGCAAGAAGTACTGCTTCGTGGACCTGTTCTCGTGCAAGACCTTCGACGTGGAGCGCGCGCGCGAACGCTTGATCGAGGCTTTCGGCAGTCGCCGACCCGAGGTGCACCTGGTGCAACGTGGCAGCGAGTTCCCCCGCGGCATGCTGGTGGAACCGGCCGACGTTTGCGCCGATCGGTTGGAACCGATGCGCTGA
- a CDS encoding cyclic 2,3-diphosphoglycerate synthase — MERIKTLIMGAAGRDFHNFNCVFRQDSRYEVVCFTAAQIPDIDGRRYPAELAGSLYPQGIPIHDESELAALIATHGIQEVVFSYSDLPHEVVMHKASLVNACGADFRMLGGRLTELKSSKPVVSICASRTGSGKSQTTRRVIEILRAAGKKVVSVRHPMPYGDLAAQKVQRFAVVEDLAKHKCTIEEMEEYEPHIAMGGVIYAGVDYEAILREAEKEADIILWDGGNNDTPFYKADIEIVVVDPHRPGHEVSYYPGETNLRKADVIVINKIETAQPEDVEEVRANCRRTNPEALIIDAASPIQVDEPELILGQRVLVVEDGPTLTHGEMAYGAGMVAAERFGAAEAVDPRPWAVGTIAFTYEKYPEIGTLLPAMGYGDQQVKDLETTINATDCDSVIIGTPIDLRRILKINKPSTRVYYELQEIGRPTLVDALKKLL, encoded by the coding sequence ATGGAACGCATCAAGACTCTGATCATGGGCGCCGCCGGGCGCGACTTCCACAATTTCAACTGCGTGTTTCGCCAGGACAGCCGATATGAGGTCGTCTGCTTCACGGCGGCCCAGATCCCGGACATCGACGGCCGGCGCTATCCCGCCGAGCTGGCCGGGTCCCTCTATCCGCAGGGGATTCCCATCCACGACGAGAGCGAACTCGCTGCGCTGATCGCCACCCACGGCATCCAAGAGGTGGTTTTCAGCTACAGCGACCTGCCCCACGAGGTGGTCATGCACAAGGCGTCCCTGGTGAACGCCTGTGGCGCCGACTTCCGCATGCTGGGCGGCCGCCTGACGGAGCTGAAGAGCTCCAAGCCCGTGGTCTCCATCTGCGCCAGCCGGACGGGCTCGGGCAAGAGCCAGACCACGCGCCGGGTGATCGAGATCCTGCGCGCCGCCGGCAAGAAGGTGGTGAGCGTGCGTCATCCCATGCCCTACGGCGACCTGGCTGCCCAGAAGGTGCAGCGCTTCGCCGTGGTGGAGGACCTGGCCAAGCACAAGTGCACCATCGAGGAGATGGAAGAGTACGAGCCGCACATCGCCATGGGCGGCGTGATCTACGCCGGCGTGGACTACGAGGCCATCCTGCGCGAGGCGGAGAAGGAAGCGGACATCATCCTCTGGGACGGCGGCAACAACGACACGCCCTTCTACAAGGCCGACATCGAGATCGTGGTGGTGGATCCGCACCGTCCGGGTCACGAAGTCAGCTACTATCCCGGCGAGACCAACCTGCGCAAGGCGGACGTCATCGTCATCAACAAGATCGAAACCGCCCAACCCGAGGACGTGGAGGAAGTGCGCGCCAACTGCCGGCGCACCAATCCAGAGGCGCTGATCATCGACGCCGCCAGCCCGATCCAGGTGGACGAGCCGGAGCTGATCCTCGGTCAGCGCGTGCTGGTGGTGGAGGACGGCCCCACCCTGACCCACGGCGAGATGGCCTACGGCGCGGGCATGGTGGCCGCCGAGCGGTTCGGCGCCGCCGAGGCCGTGGACCCGCGGCCCTGGGCGGTGGGCACCATCGCCTTCACCTACGAGAAGTACCCGGAGATCGGCACGCTGCTGCCGGCCATGGGCTACGGCGACCAGCAGGTGAAGGACCTGGAGACGACCATCAACGCCACGGATTGCGACTCGGTGATCATCGGCACGCCCATCGACCTGCGGCGCATCCTGAAGATCAACAAGCCGTCCACGCGCGTCTACTACGAATTGCAGGAGATCGGCCGTCCCACGCTGGTGGACGCGCTGAAGAAGCTGCTCTAG
- the mrdA gene encoding penicillin-binding protein 2, with protein sequence MRQPADIQLRGTVLVLAQLVLLLLLLGRLVQMQIIGAADWDDRSKRNQVRTQEIAPHRGLLLDRQGRILADNRPSYTLYGIPATLLKDSSAVPRLAAAFGWDPAFLLRRLKQGGRHSLKSVKLVGDITFDQRVVLAEHRLDFPGLQVLVEPRRHYPEPLAPHVLGHLGEVDEEELEKGLLPDGTPGDLLGRRGVERFYDADLRGRKGVEYLRVDVLGRVLGPTYLLPPQTPRNGLDLELGLDRDLQQLAESLLANRRGAILLMEVKSGRILAAVSAPDFQLEHFSGRMPPEVWATLNDADARPLLNRTIQGLYPPGSLFKPALAAWALEKGIIDENWSVTCTGALQLGRRTAHCWNLGGHGRVNLRKAIQQSCDVYFYQLGLRLNPDHIREAAAWFGLGEATGCDLDGEREGLLPDVAWFDKRFGKRGWSRGVMLNLAIGQGEILVTPMQMLRYAGLLASRGNGPTPHFGVRLIDHALNEERLLSYPRKEVKLSARTWALISDACRAVVEEPGGTAHGQKRARFQAAGKTGTAENPHGEAHAWYMGWMPEPDPELAAVVLVENAGHGSTAAAPLATALFEAWLDQKEGRWPPAAAAPQPADSLAAPPKPLPAAELPRLRGLDPLPGSGAGGGR encoded by the coding sequence GTGAGACAACCGGCCGACATCCAGCTGCGCGGCACCGTGCTGGTACTGGCCCAGCTGGTCCTGCTGCTGCTGCTGCTGGGCCGCCTGGTCCAGATGCAGATCATCGGCGCGGCGGACTGGGACGACCGCAGCAAGCGCAACCAGGTCCGCACCCAGGAGATCGCCCCGCACCGCGGCCTGCTGCTGGACCGCCAGGGGCGGATCCTGGCGGACAACCGGCCCTCCTACACGCTCTACGGCATTCCCGCCACGCTGCTCAAGGACTCCAGCGCCGTGCCGCGGCTGGCGGCGGCCTTCGGCTGGGATCCGGCCTTTCTGCTGCGCCGGCTGAAGCAGGGTGGACGCCACAGTCTCAAGTCGGTTAAACTGGTGGGCGACATCACCTTCGATCAGCGCGTGGTGCTGGCCGAGCATCGGCTGGACTTTCCCGGCCTGCAGGTGCTGGTGGAGCCGCGCCGGCACTACCCCGAGCCACTGGCGCCCCACGTGCTGGGCCACCTGGGGGAAGTGGACGAGGAGGAGCTGGAGAAGGGCCTCTTGCCCGACGGGACCCCGGGCGACCTGCTGGGCCGGCGCGGCGTGGAGCGCTTCTACGACGCCGACCTGCGCGGCCGCAAGGGCGTGGAGTATCTGCGCGTGGACGTGCTGGGTCGCGTGCTGGGGCCCACCTATCTGCTGCCGCCCCAGACGCCGCGCAACGGATTGGACCTGGAGCTGGGGCTGGACCGCGACCTGCAGCAATTGGCGGAGAGCCTGCTGGCCAACCGGCGCGGCGCCATCCTGCTGATGGAGGTCAAAAGCGGGCGGATCCTGGCGGCGGTCTCGGCGCCCGACTTTCAGCTGGAGCACTTCAGCGGCCGGATGCCGCCGGAGGTCTGGGCCACGCTCAACGACGCCGACGCGCGCCCGCTGCTCAATCGCACCATCCAGGGCCTCTATCCGCCGGGCTCCCTGTTCAAGCCGGCGCTGGCCGCCTGGGCCCTGGAGAAGGGCATCATCGACGAGAACTGGAGCGTCACCTGCACGGGCGCCCTGCAGTTGGGACGCCGGACGGCCCACTGCTGGAACCTGGGCGGACACGGCCGCGTGAACCTGCGCAAGGCAATCCAACAGAGCTGCGACGTGTACTTCTACCAACTGGGCCTGCGGCTCAACCCGGACCACATCCGCGAGGCGGCCGCGTGGTTCGGGCTGGGGGAGGCCACCGGCTGCGACCTGGACGGCGAGCGCGAGGGCCTGCTGCCCGACGTGGCCTGGTTCGACAAGCGCTTCGGCAAGCGTGGCTGGAGTCGCGGCGTCATGCTCAACCTGGCCATCGGACAGGGGGAGATCCTGGTCACGCCGATGCAAATGCTGCGCTACGCCGGGCTGCTGGCCTCGCGGGGCAACGGCCCCACGCCGCACTTCGGCGTGCGCCTGATCGATCACGCCCTGAACGAGGAGCGGCTGCTCTCCTATCCGCGCAAGGAAGTGAAGCTCTCGGCGCGCACCTGGGCCTTGATCAGCGACGCCTGCCGGGCGGTGGTGGAGGAGCCCGGCGGCACGGCCCACGGGCAGAAACGGGCGCGCTTCCAGGCGGCGGGCAAGACGGGCACGGCGGAGAATCCCCACGGCGAGGCCCACGCCTGGTACATGGGCTGGATGCCCGAGCCCGACCCGGAGCTGGCCGCCGTGGTGCTGGTGGAGAACGCCGGCCACGGCAGCACGGCCGCCGCCCCGCTGGCCACGGCCCTGTTCGAGGCTTGGCTGGACCAGAAGGAGGGCCGCTGGCCCCCGGCCGCCGCGGCCCCCCAGCCGGCCGACTCCCTGGCCGCCCCGCCCAAACCGCTGCCGGCGGCGGAACTGCCGCGGCTGCGGGGCCTGGATCCCCTGCCGGGATCCGGAGCGGGAGGCGGGCGATGA
- the speB gene encoding agmatinase, with amino-acid sequence MLLERLIAGSGGAFLGLEPEDSAYGQARIVVLPVPYDGTSTYQKGADAGPAALLEASAQVELYDMETHCQVHGLGICTLPALPLTPDEDPAGLALRVAEVVGGLLDAGRFPVVLGGEHSVSIGAIRAAQARLVELTILQVDAHADTREEYHGSPCNHACVMARAREGGPVIQVGIRSLDASELPGLDPARVHPAHRIHRDPRWLEPVAAQLSARTWLTIDLDGLDSSQMPATGTPEPGGLTWIQLMDLIRRVCQHSQVVGLDVVELKPMPGNGAPDFLAARLVHRVLSEVFCAEPAARLPGPPPLA; translated from the coding sequence ATGTTGCTGGAACGGCTGATCGCCGGCTCCGGCGGGGCTTTTCTCGGCCTGGAGCCGGAAGACTCCGCCTACGGGCAGGCGCGCATCGTCGTGCTTCCCGTGCCCTACGACGGCACCTCCACGTACCAGAAAGGGGCGGACGCCGGTCCCGCCGCCCTGTTGGAGGCCTCCGCCCAGGTGGAGCTCTACGACATGGAGACCCACTGCCAGGTGCACGGGCTGGGCATCTGCACGCTGCCCGCGCTGCCGCTCACCCCGGACGAGGATCCGGCCGGGCTGGCGCTGCGCGTGGCCGAAGTGGTGGGCGGACTGCTGGACGCGGGCCGCTTTCCCGTCGTGCTGGGCGGCGAGCACAGCGTCAGCATCGGGGCCATTCGCGCCGCGCAGGCCCGGCTGGTGGAGCTGACCATCCTGCAGGTGGACGCCCACGCCGACACGCGCGAGGAGTACCACGGCTCGCCCTGCAACCACGCCTGCGTGATGGCCCGCGCCCGGGAGGGCGGACCGGTGATCCAGGTGGGGATCCGCAGCCTGGACGCCAGCGAACTGCCCGGACTGGACCCCGCCCGGGTGCATCCCGCCCACCGCATCCACCGCGATCCGCGCTGGCTGGAGCCGGTGGCCGCGCAGCTCAGCGCCCGCACCTGGCTGACCATCGACCTGGACGGGCTGGACAGCAGCCAGATGCCGGCCACGGGCACGCCCGAGCCCGGCGGTCTGACGTGGATCCAGCTGATGGATCTGATCCGCCGCGTCTGCCAGCACAGCCAAGTGGTGGGTCTGGACGTCGTGGAGCTGAAACCCATGCCGGGCAACGGTGCGCCGGACTTCCTGGCCGCCCGTCTGGTGCACCGCGTGCTGAGCGAAGTGTTTTGCGCCGAGCCGGCCGCCCGGCTCCCCGGCCCGCCTCCGCTGGCCTGA